One Prunus dulcis chromosome 8, ALMONDv2, whole genome shotgun sequence DNA window includes the following coding sequences:
- the LOC117637297 gene encoding protein tas-like isoform X2 yields MAVPLFNLAPNLTVSKLCFGTMTFGEQNTFSESFGLLDQAFQAGINFFDSAEMYPVVQRAQTQGRSEEYLGRWIRERRVPRNSVVLATKMTWIRDGPKCLNAKNITEAIDGSLRRLQTDYIDLYQIHWPDRYVPMFGEIEYDPTRQFCSIPIDEQLDALGRAVDSGKIRYVGLSNETPYGVMKFVQVAERGTRHPKIVSVQNSYSLLCRTFDSGLAECCHHERISLLAYSPLAMGILSGKYFLPDGGPADARLNLFRGKYSEGESRYNLSDHIIRAAAMEYIDIAGKYSVHPVSLAIAFVLSHPLVASVVFGATKSWQLQEVLDGCKVELTPEVITEINKIHERFPNPCP; encoded by the exons ATGGCGGTGCCTCTCTTCAACCTAGCCCCCAATCTTACAGTTTCAAAGCTGTGCTTTG GGACGATGACTTTCGGCGAGCAAAACACGTTTTCGGAGTCGTTTGGCCTCCTCGACCAAGCTTTCCAGGCCGGCATCAATTTCTTTGACTCTGCAGAAATGTATCCAGTGGTTCAGCGAGCCCAGACTCAAGGGAGGAGCGAGGAGTATCTTGGCCGTTGGATTAGAGAGCGCAGAGTTCCTCGAAACAGCGTCGTTTTGGCCACCAAG ATGACTTGGATACGAGATGGCCCCAAGTGTTTGAATGCTAAGAATATCACCGAGGCCATTGACGGCAG CTTAAGGCGATTGCAGACAGATTACATTGATCTTTATCAGATTCATTGGCCTGATCG CTATGTTCCCATGTTCGGAGAAATTGAGTATGATCCAACCCGACAGTTTTGTTCGATTCCTATAGACGAACAACTTGATGCTCTTGGAAGAGCTGTTGATTCTGGTAAG ATTAGATATGTTGGTCTCAGTAACGAAACACCGTATGGGGTGATGAAGTTTGTTCAGGTAGCTGAAAGGGGTACTCGCCATCCAAAGATTGTCTCTGTGCAG AACTCATACAGCTTGCTCTGTCGAACTTTTGATTCTGGGTTGGCTGAATGCTGTCATCATGAGAG GATCAGTTTATTAGCCTACAGCCCCCTTGCAATGGGTATACTCTCTGGGAAGTATTTTTTGCCTGATGGGGGTCCTGCAGATGCTCGGTTGAATCTTTTTAGAg GTAAATATTCGGAAGGGGAATCCAGATACAACCTGTCTGATCACATCATAAGAGCAGCAGCCATG GAATACATTGACATTGCAGGGAAGTACAGTGTTCACCCAGTATCTCTTGCAATAG CTTTTGTTTTGAGCCACCCCCTTGTTGCGAGTGTTGTGTTTGGAGCAACCAAGTCATGGCAACTGCAGGAGGTTCTAGATGGATGCAAGGTCGAGCTGACACCTGAAGTAATTACAGAAATCAACAAGATTCATGAAAGGTTTCCTAATCCATGTCCCTGA
- the LOC117637297 gene encoding protein tas-like isoform X1, whose protein sequence is MAVPLFNLAPNLTVSKLCFGTMTFGEQNTFSESFGLLDQAFQAGINFFDSAEMYPVVQRAQTQGRSEEYLGRWIRERRVPRNSVVLATKVTGPSGQMTWIRDGPKCLNAKNITEAIDGSLRRLQTDYIDLYQIHWPDRYVPMFGEIEYDPTRQFCSIPIDEQLDALGRAVDSGKIRYVGLSNETPYGVMKFVQVAERGTRHPKIVSVQNSYSLLCRTFDSGLAECCHHERISLLAYSPLAMGILSGKYFLPDGGPADARLNLFRGKYSEGESRYNLSDHIIRAAAMEYIDIAGKYSVHPVSLAIAFVLSHPLVASVVFGATKSWQLQEVLDGCKVELTPEVITEINKIHERFPNPCP, encoded by the exons ATGGCGGTGCCTCTCTTCAACCTAGCCCCCAATCTTACAGTTTCAAAGCTGTGCTTTG GGACGATGACTTTCGGCGAGCAAAACACGTTTTCGGAGTCGTTTGGCCTCCTCGACCAAGCTTTCCAGGCCGGCATCAATTTCTTTGACTCTGCAGAAATGTATCCAGTGGTTCAGCGAGCCCAGACTCAAGGGAGGAGCGAGGAGTATCTTGGCCGTTGGATTAGAGAGCGCAGAGTTCCTCGAAACAGCGTCGTTTTGGCCACCAAG GTTACGGGACCGTCTGGGCAGATGACTTGGATACGAGATGGCCCCAAGTGTTTGAATGCTAAGAATATCACCGAGGCCATTGACGGCAG CTTAAGGCGATTGCAGACAGATTACATTGATCTTTATCAGATTCATTGGCCTGATCG CTATGTTCCCATGTTCGGAGAAATTGAGTATGATCCAACCCGACAGTTTTGTTCGATTCCTATAGACGAACAACTTGATGCTCTTGGAAGAGCTGTTGATTCTGGTAAG ATTAGATATGTTGGTCTCAGTAACGAAACACCGTATGGGGTGATGAAGTTTGTTCAGGTAGCTGAAAGGGGTACTCGCCATCCAAAGATTGTCTCTGTGCAG AACTCATACAGCTTGCTCTGTCGAACTTTTGATTCTGGGTTGGCTGAATGCTGTCATCATGAGAG GATCAGTTTATTAGCCTACAGCCCCCTTGCAATGGGTATACTCTCTGGGAAGTATTTTTTGCCTGATGGGGGTCCTGCAGATGCTCGGTTGAATCTTTTTAGAg GTAAATATTCGGAAGGGGAATCCAGATACAACCTGTCTGATCACATCATAAGAGCAGCAGCCATG GAATACATTGACATTGCAGGGAAGTACAGTGTTCACCCAGTATCTCTTGCAATAG CTTTTGTTTTGAGCCACCCCCTTGTTGCGAGTGTTGTGTTTGGAGCAACCAAGTCATGGCAACTGCAGGAGGTTCTAGATGGATGCAAGGTCGAGCTGACACCTGAAGTAATTACAGAAATCAACAAGATTCATGAAAGGTTTCCTAATCCATGTCCCTGA
- the LOC117637297 gene encoding protein tas-like isoform X3, whose product MTFGEQNTFSESFGLLDQAFQAGINFFDSAEMYPVVQRAQTQGRSEEYLGRWIRERRVPRNSVVLATKVTGPSGQMTWIRDGPKCLNAKNITEAIDGSLRRLQTDYIDLYQIHWPDRYVPMFGEIEYDPTRQFCSIPIDEQLDALGRAVDSGKIRYVGLSNETPYGVMKFVQVAERGTRHPKIVSVQNSYSLLCRTFDSGLAECCHHERISLLAYSPLAMGILSGKYFLPDGGPADARLNLFRGKYSEGESRYNLSDHIIRAAAMEYIDIAGKYSVHPVSLAIAFVLSHPLVASVVFGATKSWQLQEVLDGCKVELTPEVITEINKIHERFPNPCP is encoded by the exons ATGACTTTCGGCGAGCAAAACACGTTTTCGGAGTCGTTTGGCCTCCTCGACCAAGCTTTCCAGGCCGGCATCAATTTCTTTGACTCTGCAGAAATGTATCCAGTGGTTCAGCGAGCCCAGACTCAAGGGAGGAGCGAGGAGTATCTTGGCCGTTGGATTAGAGAGCGCAGAGTTCCTCGAAACAGCGTCGTTTTGGCCACCAAG GTTACGGGACCGTCTGGGCAGATGACTTGGATACGAGATGGCCCCAAGTGTTTGAATGCTAAGAATATCACCGAGGCCATTGACGGCAG CTTAAGGCGATTGCAGACAGATTACATTGATCTTTATCAGATTCATTGGCCTGATCG CTATGTTCCCATGTTCGGAGAAATTGAGTATGATCCAACCCGACAGTTTTGTTCGATTCCTATAGACGAACAACTTGATGCTCTTGGAAGAGCTGTTGATTCTGGTAAG ATTAGATATGTTGGTCTCAGTAACGAAACACCGTATGGGGTGATGAAGTTTGTTCAGGTAGCTGAAAGGGGTACTCGCCATCCAAAGATTGTCTCTGTGCAG AACTCATACAGCTTGCTCTGTCGAACTTTTGATTCTGGGTTGGCTGAATGCTGTCATCATGAGAG GATCAGTTTATTAGCCTACAGCCCCCTTGCAATGGGTATACTCTCTGGGAAGTATTTTTTGCCTGATGGGGGTCCTGCAGATGCTCGGTTGAATCTTTTTAGAg GTAAATATTCGGAAGGGGAATCCAGATACAACCTGTCTGATCACATCATAAGAGCAGCAGCCATG GAATACATTGACATTGCAGGGAAGTACAGTGTTCACCCAGTATCTCTTGCAATAG CTTTTGTTTTGAGCCACCCCCTTGTTGCGAGTGTTGTGTTTGGAGCAACCAAGTCATGGCAACTGCAGGAGGTTCTAGATGGATGCAAGGTCGAGCTGACACCTGAAGTAATTACAGAAATCAACAAGATTCATGAAAGGTTTCCTAATCCATGTCCCTGA